The sequence TGTAGCGGCCAGCCAAATCCGTATCCAATATCTGTTTCTTGAACAGTTTATAAGAGTCCGCTTTTCTGTATTCATTCGGTAATTTATTCCACAGGTTGGCTCCTTCGTATCTGACTGATTTAAGTCCGTACTTAGTAGTATTTACTTTTGGTAATGTCAAGATTTTGTCTCCTCGAAGATTATAATTACTTTTCCTTGGTTCCGCTAGGTCGCGTAGTGATTCTGACACACACTGCCTGTTAACTACTTTGTATACAGTAGTCAGTATCTTTGCCAATCTCTGATTTAACAACGTTTGGTAGCCAGATTGTTTAAGTAGCATTTCATACGAGGAGTTATGATCTCTATAAACAAATCTCAGTGCTCTTTCATTGAGTTTTTCCAACTTAGTGGTTGCGCCCTTGCTGTGGAAGTTCCATGTTTCTGCGCAGTAATTGAAGTACGGTACAATGAACGACTGGTACAGCTTCATACGCGTCTCGAACGGCAGCATTTTCTTCATCCTTCTCAGTACAGCCACTTGCTGACTTACTCGACGACAGATCTTTGCTACGTGCGCATCAAAATTCAGCTTTTTGTTAATCGTAACACCAAGCAATTCCACCTTTTCATTTAAGGGGATAATTGTATTTTCGCATACAAATCTTGGTGGGCCAGTTCGCATGCAGATTGCCAAATACAATGGCTGTGTATTTGCTGggatttctttgcattttgttcTTATCAAACCATTCATCAACCCTTTTAAGATCAGTGCTAATAGCCTGTTCGAGTTCCACTTCGTTATTACCCGCGTAAAATATTTGAGTGTCATCGGCATATGTGGATAAAGTGGTGTTTTTTGGCACTTCATGCAGATCATTCATGAAGATGTTGAACAGTAGGGGCCCTAAAATAGACCCCAGCGGAATCCCTTTCGTAATTGGTTGCCATGAGGAATGCTCGCCGCCAAGTTTTGCTCACTGTCTTCGCCCCGTTAGATAACTTTCGAGTAATCTGCATGTGTCTTCATCCGCGAACTGGCGTAGCTTATTCATGATCAGCTCGTGTGGTAACATGTCAAGTGCCTTTGACAGGTCCATTGACACTAATCCAACAATTTTTTGGTTATCCAGTtctcttttccaattttcagtcAAGCGGAGTAAGGCAGTGTCGCATCCGTGGAATTTTCTATATGCGAATACAAACTTGTGAAGAATGTTGTCAAAATAGGGACTCGCCCTATTGTGTACAAGTCTTTCAAATACTTTTGATAGAGACGGCAAGATTGACAGTTGCCGGTAATTCGACTTTGTTAGCTTACTTTCTTTTTTGTGCGCTGGTGAACATATGTAGTTTAATTATACTAGCCGCTAAGAACATTAAATAGATTAAATAGTACTCATTTGGATATTATTTTTAGGTGTAGTCTGGGGGTCAGACATGTATGGAATAGTCGTAGAAAAGTtacaattttcttttatttaccaAACATGTTTCGACGGTACATCCGTCTTCGTCAGTGTTTTAAAGTCCGTAAGTCACCGCTGAATTTAAATAGCGCGCGATGTTACAAAGTTCGTTGCATTGCGTGACAATATTTAATACTGTACTTGAAAGTTTGAGACTAGACTAGGAGAGAGTCATGTTGATGTGTTTAACCGGTAGATCGAGTCTTGGTTTCTCCCATTTAATGTACATCGATTATTTAAGCTTGACTTGTATCAAATTGGAAATCCTCAGATTTCCCAAGGCTTTGATGAGAACCATAAGACGTCCAATCTAATCAGACCCGTAGCAGGGGGAAAGGCAGGCGGAGCTCGAGCCCTCCcagaaattttcaaattagGATTAAATTCCGcaacaaaagtggaattttgcttactaaaatgaacagctatcaatggaagctatagtttccaagtattgtcaaTCATAGAAAGATTATGTACGATTGCTCTTCTGTGCAATTaggaattgtgtaaaggaacgaaatcgttttttttttctctgcctAAAACAACCAACAGATTTAAagtatctgcttatttttcatcaaaatacaaagaagcaaaatggatcaaaatgcaccaatgaccatccctgaacttggcctcttggactttattggCTTCCTAAGAGGTCCGCCCGTGTAAAATATATCACTGaactagagtaaaacttaggcttttccgcgtttatGTTGGAAGTCTTACAATATCTTCACAAGAGctgccgaaaaagaaatccaaacgagataaatGTTAGCGATAGAAAAGACCGAAATTGCCATAGCTGAGGGTGTTTTGTTGatatcagcagctaattcaaatAACTATTTCCGCAATTGCGGCTACTCatataacaacaaaagcaatctttcGTTTCTTGAAAACCCGTTGAGCTTTTGCCTCTACTTTATCAGTTAAATCGACAAGTTTCCATTTGGTAGTTGCGTGTTGAAACTTTTTATGGACGCGTGTCAATGAATCAAGTTCGCGTACCctgattggctaacttgtaggaaatgtttgttgggtggcaacggcaaggcgcgtcgcactgtaataTGTTCGTACCCAGTCTTCCTTGCTGTAGACTAACGCTCGCCCATCATTTTTTGACGACTTCTGCGTCAGTTCCGTGTTGTCGCTAGGGATCGGAACGTGAGAAACAAAATAACATCGTTCAGAGTGAATCAACTCATAACATTCGCTCGAAAATCGCATTCCATAGGATCAAAATGAGAATTGAGCTGTACGTGCTTCCGTTGGAGATTTAATGTTAATGGGAGACTTGAGGTGAGTTTTCTCTACTATACCATACTCTCATATTTTTCTCTAACCGATCATATCTAACTTTTTTCTATTTGTTTTAactagagactagtgagcggcacacagaaactgatcttgttaaatttgtttattgtctGACCGGTTTCGTGTGATCAAACAGACTTTATCAGAGATTCTAATGAGATGTCttaggggaactagttttatacattaacttatagtacaaaagcacgttccagtaagggtgtgaacagcaaaacgcCCTCAAGAAATActcgcaggatataacgtaaggcctgcgtaaaaaaggtgtatagtttaatttgaTTCTTGGGCTCTATagtttaatttgatttaacgttaaataagtttatgtataaaactagttcaccttagacatcttgttagaatccctgatgaagtctctttgatcagacgaaactggtcggataataaacaaatttaacaagatcaattgcaatgtgccgctcactagtctctatttaaaaaaatagaaaaaagttaAGGGAGGGGGGACGGGGGTGGTCAAAGTGGAAACTGAGAATTGAGAACTGCGTTTTCGCAACTGTGAATTTGCAGTTGTTGAATGTCAATTATGGCTTTTCAATTGCCAATTATGGAAATGGCCTTTGCACTTagtgattttgaatttaaagttttcactttaaCAATTGACTTTCAGTTTACAATTGTTACTTTTGGAAATCGATTTCTGATTTTGAGTTCCACTTTTAATGGCCATTCTCTGCCACCGTAGTAGCTAAGCTAGaatagggaaaaaatatatttctgcAATTAGAGTGGTGTCCTGGAAACTCAGTCGCCTTTTATAGAAAACAAATAATTGGCTTATTTCCCTGGTAAATAGGCCGTAAGTTAATAGACAACTCATTGGGTTAATTGCGGCACCTTAGTGAAATAAAGAATATTGTATATCATCTAGTGTACTATACATTTGAAAGTAAAATGTGGAGTCTTACATTTCGTAAAACGAAAATTATGTGTAGCTATTAAGGCTGAATTTGCTAAGTACTGTGCCCTCTTGGAAAGAAGTAAATTGTAGTATCCAAGTTGTTTTATTAAAGTCATAGTTAGTAGTGGGGACTggagtcccctctactaactctgcaaaaacaaagaaagataaACCGCATCTAAATATACTTCATTATTTCTTTGAGTTTTCGTTTGGGTCTTAGTTTTTGCAATCACCAAGGGCAAAGTAGGAAAAGGAACACCCctgaaaaatttacaaataaaaTTAGTAAAGTTCTTGGGTGTAAGTTTGCAGGGTTTACTTTTTCTAACGACCCCCTTTGGAGTCAGAGTGTACCACTTGGTAGTTGGCTTGTCTACTGACCTTCACAACATTAATATTGCCCACAACAATTAGCTTCTCATGTTTCCTGGGACCAGTACTCTCTGTTTGGGGCGAATAAATATGGGTTGCAGCACCGTAAGTCAGGCATGAAGCTCTTGCACATAAACTTACAATTAAtgtttttaaatcaaatttGTGTCCCAGAGACAGGAACTATTCAGaatttctggtaaaaagtgatgcacattgtaagaaaaaaaaaaggctgatgcgcatttaaaagaaaaagaaaaaaacactgatttcaaaaaaaacattctggaatcaatttcaaggaaaaaaaaagaatttaataGCTTCTCATCACCAACATACATCATTCATTTATAtactaataattgttaattttgaGAAGaaatccaagaagacttgaaagtctaataattaattttgcttaCAGTATGTAATTATGAAGGCAGCACTAAATtcctcctcagttattttaagatcccGAATAATGGTCTGGCTGTAGTCAAACTCATGTCACAGTCCTGCATAGCAGCCaaatgctccaccaactgagctaccagTGCACAGTTCAGAGTGGTATACCTTTAACTATTACTTATTGATGCAGTTACAGTCATGTTCTTCTTGAGccctcatttttctttttatgattGACTTACTCAAGTCAGATAGTCACCCCTTTTCAGTTTAGTCAATAACTTCTGGTCATTTTGTTGTGCTCATGGACACAATCCCAAATCTCCAATAGCCAAGAGATCTCTCTGAAGTCCTTTGTTTCTTTTAGCCTGCATAGAGGAGGATTAATTGACACTTTGACAGAATGGAGGAACTTTCTCGGCCTTTGTCATCAAAACCTTCCTCACATGTGCAGCAGCTTAATAGACGTGCTGTGACCCTGCAAAAAAATGATCACTTCTGTGATGTAACAGTTATGGTGAGAGACAAATGTTTCAAGGCTCACAAAGTTCTTTTGGCTGCTTCCAGCCCCTTCTTTTGGAATCTCTTGACCAGTGGAATGAGAGAAAGCAATGAAAATGTGATAAAAGTTGAACTTGAAGAAGCAACTGAGGCTGTTATTGAAGATGTGCTATTATACATTTACACTGGAGAAGTTTTTATCACAGATGAAAAGGCCCACAATCTGATTGCTACAGCTAATTATCTTTTCCTTCCCGGATTAAAAACATTGGCAAGTAATTTCATTAAAAGGAGTCTAACCCCCGAGaattgcattttcaatttttattttgctgaaaAGCATGATTGCAGGGAACTGAAGGAGAAAGCCTGTGAGGTTGTCACATCAAATTTCACTGAGGTCATGGAAACAGAAGGTTTTCTCAGGCTTCAAGCTAAAGAAGTTTCAGATTGGATATCAAGAGATGACATCATCATTGGTGCAGAGGAAGAGGTTTTGAATGGAATTGTGAAATGGGTTTCATATGACAAGGGTGAGAGAGAAGCACATTTCACTGAACTCTTGCATCACATTTGCCTTCAATCAATACCAGGTGACGTTTTATTAAATGAAATAGTGCAAGAAGATCTCTTCTCTGAAAATGCTGAATTCGCCTTGAAGTTTGTGATAGATGCTGTTAAACTGAAAGCACTGAATTCCACAGATGGACAGGTCTCACAGAACTATAGAAAGTGCCTAGAGACATACATGGATGGGATCTTTGTGTGTGGGGGAAAAAAGGTGTTGGCTTACTTTCCCACAGAAGACCACTGGTACAGGCTAAGTGATGCAGCATTTGATTATAAAGGACACTGCCCTGTCCAATGGAAGGGTAACGTCCACATTTTTAATGGAGAGAATCATACACTGGGCAATTCAGTAGTGAGGGAATACTACCAACCTAATATCAACTCCTGGGGTGCAATTCAAAGGGATCAAACAAAGTCTGTGAACTGGGGCGTCATTTTTAAAGATGACTTGTACGCGTTTCTATCTCAAAGGATCTTTCAACAGAAGATGTACAGTTATGATGCAAAAACCAATTGTTGGAATGAAATAGATCTTCCATTTGCTCAACAATATGACGCTTGTGTTGTGGCCAGTGATGAACATCTGTATCTAATAGCTGGTCAAAATGAAGGTAATCAATACTTGTCAAGAAGCAGAAGATTTGATCCCACCAACAACACATGGGAAGACATTGCAGACATAAATGAAGCAAGAAAAAGTGCTTGTGGAGCTGCAATGAATGGCCAAGTGTACGTAGCAGGAGGAATATCATCTGGGCATGAAGTTCTTAGTTCTTGTGAAATGTATGACCCCTCATGCAACGAATGGCAGCTGATAGCTAGTTTAAAAAATCCCCGATGCAATGCAAACATGGTGTGTTTGGAGGGAAAACTTTATGTTTTGGGTGGAAGATCGCCAGCTGTGAGTTCCAGATCAGGCTCGTCTCAGATTGTCAGAGCCTTGAGAATTGAAGAGTTTGATTCAGAACACAGAGTTTGGACCATGAAGTCAGATGTTCCAGTTGAAAAGTTTGAAACATCAGAGGAAACTAAAAATAAGAATGTATATCAGGCTTGTTTTGCAAGCTTTTCTAAA is a genomic window of Acropora muricata isolate sample 2 chromosome 8, ASM3666990v1, whole genome shotgun sequence containing:
- the LOC136924702 gene encoding kelch-like protein 3 — protein: MEELSRPLSSKPSSHVQQLNRRAVTLQKNDHFCDVTVMVRDKCFKAHKVLLAASSPFFWNLLTSGMRESNENVIKVELEEATEAVIEDVLLYIYTGEVFITDEKAHNLIATANYLFLPGLKTLASNFIKRSLTPENCIFNFYFAEKHDCRELKEKACEVVTSNFTEVMETEGFLRLQAKEVSDWISRDDIIIGAEEEVLNGIVKWVSYDKGEREAHFTELLHHICLQSIPGDVLLNEIVQEDLFSENAEFALKFVIDAVKLKALNSTDGQVSQNYRKCLETYMDGIFVCGGKKVLAYFPTEDHWYRLSDAAFDYKGHCPVQWKGNVHIFNGENHTLGNSVVREYYQPNINSWGAIQRDQTKSVNWGVIFKDDLYAFLSQRIFQQKMYSYDAKTNCWNEIDLPFAQQYDACVVASDEHLYLIAGQNEGNQYLSRSRRFDPTNNTWEDIADINEARKSACGAAMNGQVYVAGGISSGHEVLSSCEMYDPSCNEWQLIASLKNPRCNANMVCLEGKLYVLGGRSPAVSSRSGSSQIVRALRIEEFDSEHRVWTMKSDVPVEKFETSEETKNKNVYQACFASFSKSVIDDLLPLHFQ